In Gemmatimonas sp., one genomic interval encodes:
- a CDS encoding M20 family metallo-hydrolase, which produces MKRRTFLGHAGALASMPLVIPYFSNAFRAVPATAPLRVNGARLNEWLTRFDSIGRTPTGINRVAYSEADLAGRAFTQQLLRDAGFTPRIDTAGNIYARLEGTNRALKPILIGSHVDSVTDGGNFDGPVGSFGAIEVARTLRETNTRLRHPLDVVIWQNEEGGTTGSKTAIGEMTDAELAKVARSGKTIREGIGIIGGDVSRLAESVKKKGDIACYIELHIEQGGLLEKAGKQIGVVQGIVGLRWFEVTITGFANHAGATPMDQRQDAMLAAAKFTVAVNDAVRAEPGRQVATVGRMVVSPNTTNVIPGQVVMTVDLRDLDQQKIEHFTDVFERLAREIGTATTTTFAFKRLTDSTPAVSDPQVMNWIESSATALGLSSQRMPSGAGHDAQEIAHIAPMAMIFIPSVGGISHSPKEFSRAADIANGADVLLNAVIAADARPAAGRP; this is translated from the coding sequence GTGAAGCGTCGTACTTTTCTCGGTCACGCCGGCGCCCTGGCGTCGATGCCGCTCGTCATACCGTATTTCTCCAACGCGTTCCGCGCCGTTCCCGCGACTGCGCCCCTGCGCGTGAACGGCGCGCGACTCAACGAGTGGCTCACCAGGTTCGACAGCATCGGACGCACGCCCACCGGTATCAATCGTGTGGCCTACTCCGAAGCCGATCTCGCTGGGCGCGCCTTCACGCAGCAATTGCTGCGCGACGCCGGCTTTACGCCGCGTATCGATACCGCTGGCAACATCTATGCGCGACTCGAGGGCACCAATCGCGCGCTGAAACCCATTCTCATCGGCTCGCACGTCGACTCGGTCACCGACGGTGGCAACTTCGACGGCCCCGTGGGATCGTTCGGCGCCATCGAAGTCGCGCGCACGCTGCGTGAAACGAACACCCGGCTGCGCCACCCGCTCGATGTGGTGATCTGGCAGAACGAAGAAGGCGGCACCACCGGCAGCAAAACCGCCATCGGTGAAATGACCGACGCCGAGCTGGCGAAAGTAGCCCGCTCCGGCAAGACCATTCGCGAAGGCATCGGCATCATTGGCGGCGACGTGTCGCGTTTGGCCGAATCGGTGAAGAAGAAGGGCGACATCGCCTGCTACATCGAACTGCACATCGAGCAGGGTGGCCTGCTCGAAAAGGCCGGTAAGCAGATCGGTGTGGTGCAGGGCATCGTCGGACTGCGTTGGTTCGAAGTCACCATCACCGGCTTCGCCAATCACGCCGGCGCCACGCCCATGGATCAGCGTCAGGATGCCATGCTCGCCGCCGCCAAGTTCACCGTGGCGGTGAACGACGCCGTGCGGGCCGAACCCGGACGCCAGGTGGCCACCGTGGGCCGCATGGTCGTGTCGCCCAACACCACCAACGTGATTCCCGGCCAAGTCGTGATGACGGTCGACCTGCGAGATCTCGACCAACAAAAGATCGAGCACTTCACCGACGTGTTCGAGCGGCTTGCGCGCGAAATCGGTACGGCCACCACAACCACCTTCGCCTTCAAGCGACTCACCGACAGCACGCCCGCCGTCTCCGATCCGCAGGTCATGAACTGGATCGAATCCAGCGCCACCGCGCTCGGCTTGTCGTCGCAACGGATGCCCAGTGGCGCCGGTCACGATGCCCAGGAGATCGCGCACATCGCCCCGATGGCCATGATCTTTATTCCGAGCGTGGGTGGCATCAGTCACTCACCCAAGGAGTTCTCCCGCGCCGCCGACATCGCGAACGGCGCCGACGTGCTGCTCAACGCCGTCATCGCCGCCGACGCGCGCCCAGCGGCCGGTCGGCCGTGA